AAATGGATTAGAAGGTACGAAGTATCAAGAAATGGAAGATAAATCACCAAACGCAGGTGAAGTGAAAGTAAAACTAAATTATGCAGGCTTGAATCACCGAGATTTATTTGTACTAGAACGTCATAAAGAAAGTGACCCTGCTCTTATCATTGGCTCTGATGGTGCAGGTATTATTGAGGAAGTAGGAGAAGGGGTAAATACAGTTAGCGTTGGTGATGAAGTGGTGATTGATGCAGCCCTTGGCTGGCACAAGAAGAGCGATGCACCTCCTGCAGGTTTCCAATTAATCGGTCTTCCTGGCCACGGCACATTTGCAGAATACATTACGGTCCCAGCTGATAATGTGGAGCCGAAGCCAGAACACCTTACTTGGGAAGAAGCAGGTGTTCTCCCGCTAGCTGGTCTTACTGCCTATCGTGCTTTATTTACTCGAGCTAAAGTTCAATCAGGAGATACAGTTCTTCTGCCCGGCGTAGGTAGCGGTGCTGTTACGTACTTATTATTATTTGCCAAAGCAATTGGTGCGCGGGTCATCGTTACATCTCGCTCCGAATACAAGCGTAATAAAGCATTAGAACTCGGCGCTGATTTGGCCATAGATAGCAACGAAAAAGATTGGGAAAGATCATTACAAAATGAAACAGTCGATATTGCAATCGAGACGGTTGGAGCTGCTACATTTAATAAAACGTTAGACCAGCTACGAAAAGGAGGAACACTTGTAACCTTTGGTGCTTCTGCAGGAGATCAGGTGACAATTAACATTCGTAAGTTCTTCTATGGTCAGTACAACCTGTTAGGTACAACAATGGGAAGTCACGAAGAATTCAAGGAAATGTTGCAGCTAGTAAACAAGTACAACATTAAACCAGTAATGGACAAAGTATATCCACTTAGCGAAACGACTCAAGCCATGCAGCGATTGAACGAGTCTGAACAGTTTGGGAAAATTGGCATTGAAATAAACGGCTAATGCATAAGCGACCAGTTAGCAACGTACAAACTATCCCCCCATAGGATATTGCAAAAAGGGCAGGAAGTTTATCGCTGGGAGCTATACATGCATGCGACAGTAGTAATGCTTACTTTAATTTTTATAAAAGGTGAGATGAGGGTTTAAACCCTCATCTCACCTTTTGTCCATACTTATAATTATTTGGGTGAATCCTCATCATTCACTTCAACTAAATACACTTTATCGTAAAAGGATCCTCGCTGCTCAGACTTTTTATTACGACGTTGTTCCACTTCCTGAATAGAAGCTCCATGTTCCTCTGCTAAAACACTCATTACTTCAAGCATATCAGCTAATTCATCCAAAGCTTCATCACCATCAGCTTGCATATATTCATTCACTTCTTCTTGAAGCTTCTTCTTTAGTTCAACATTAAAGTCTTCATCTGAAAGAATTTTGGTTTCAAATGCTTTTCCTTCCTGATGAATCACATCTGGAATTAAATCTCTAACCAGTTTGTTATAAGTTGGCATAGCTATCCCCTACTTCTTTAAAATATGTATGTCTACCCCAATGATAAAGGAAAAGTATCCCTTACAGAAGCTAACTATTTAAGTCGTTCCAATGTTTGTTCACTTTTACGAAAATGGTTACATTTACCTATATCTTTTTTGCCGTCGTGATATAATAAACCTCATGAATTTTGTTGATTAAATAATATGGAAAAGACCTGTTTCCTTATGGGAAGCAGGTCTTTTTATTGTACATCATATTTTAGTTTCTGCTTGAGCACCCGTAATACAAGTTCTTCAAACAGTTCCATCCATACTGCTAAGCCTGTGCCTTTTTGTAGACAATTGAAATACGTACTTCCATATATAATAGAAAAGCTAGATGGGATGAAATAGTGGTTATAATCATGCCATTTTTGCTGAATCCACATCCAAATTTCTAAATCATCTTTCTTCCAGTCCATTTTCATGAATTCATATAAGGCAACAGCCTGAAGTGGATCTAACTCTTTTGGTTGCTGAAGTTCATCTGGATCGCCCCATTGGGCTAGCTCCATTAATTCCAAATCAAACTGTTCACTCAAATACTGAATAAAAGAGACCATCACTCTTCCTCCTCACCCAAAATCCCTTTATAAAGATTAAAGCATATTCTACCCAGACACGAAATGGTTCTATGCATTTTTTATAACAGAATTAACATTACGTATATATCCACCTAGTAAACTTGCATTATCTTACTAATATATGCAGTAGGATTGTATTTCGCGATAATAGTAATTCTCTCAAACAAAGGTTTGCGAACTACATACTCATATCAAATTAAGTGTAACTTATTTTTCGATAAAAATTAAACATTTTCGACTTTTTCTGCTAAAATTTTCGTTTTTCCAATAGGTACATCATGCAAGGTTAGGCTGTACTGATTTAAATCCTCTAAAGATCGAAAATGTTGAAAATCCATAATCTTTTTCAAAAAGTAATGCAAATGATGATGACTTAGAATAATCTTTCCTTGAAATCAAAAAAAGTCTGTCCCCAGAAGGAGACAGATGTAAGTAGGAGGATGAATATAGTAAAACCCATGGCACTTCATTAGTGGGTTTCAGCTAACAACTGACATTTCACCTAGGTGATATTGAGTTTTTATGCTCTCATCACCAGAGTCCGAATTTTTCATGAGTAGTCCGTATAAAATGGTCCCAGCAACTAAAACGCCAAACACGATAAGCAACGCAATGGACAAGTTGCGCAAATCGTTCTCCCCTCTCATGATGTAGATCTAGTTGAAATCTTATCTTACTTTGAGTATATACAAATAGTCAGAAAATTATACATATTAATAAAGAAAAGCGCAAGCGCCCTGCTAGCGACGTACAAACTGGACGGCTCCGTAGGAGATAAAGGAAACACGAAGAGCGGTTGCGATTCGATATTGACTTATCGTAAGGAGGAGCAGGAAGTTTGCTAGTCGCTGGGCGCTGGAGCTAGACATCAAAGAAAAGCGCAAGCGCCCTGTTAGCGACGTACAAACTGCTTCCCACAGGATGTAGGTTGGTTCGATGTTGCTGCGTGAAGCAGTGATTTAATCGGGAGATAAATTAAAAGCCCCCTGCCTTAGAACTGCAAGGGGGGATCTTTTTAAAAGTGGGGCATATTATCCAAGTTGTTGGTTGGATCACCGTCTGGCTGACTTCTTAAATGGTCTTCTCCATCTTTCCCTCGTGTTAGGTCTACATGTTCTAATTGTCCCTCACGTGCCATTTGTTGAGCTTGCTTGTAATCCACTACTTGCCCTGAAGAAAGCTTCATTTCTACAATGCTTCCATTGTTGTTTTTGCGTACAGCTATAATTCGATCTGCCATATGAATCGCCTCCTTACTTATAGTGTGTGGAGGGTTCCTAATAATATGTGTTTTATTGCCCTCTTTAAGGACGCTTATGCTAAAATACTCCAAAAGGGGATGATTGCTTGAACATTCATTTGGATCGTCTTTTATTTGAATACATAACAGATATCCAGCCAGAAACAAATAAAGCTGGCCGTGTTATGGAATACATACCACAAGAGGAATATGACAATGAAATAGATAGAGTATTACATGGATTTGGAGAAGGTCCTTTTTGCGCATTTTCTATACCAAATGTAAAAGAAGAAGGTGTGTATGTATTACTCGTGAATGATCGCGTGTATTATGTAGGAGAATGCACAGACCTACACACCCAATTTAACGACGGATACGGTAGCATTTCAGCGGAAAATTGTTTTATAGGGGGGCAACCTAATACGTGTAGAATCAACGCTCGACTATTACAAAAGCTCTATCAAGGTGCTGAGATTAAGCTGTTTTTTCATAAAACCAATAATCGAAAACATATAAAAAACTTTATGTTTGAGCGGTTTCAACCAGAATGGAATCTTAGCCCTAGTCCAGCTACACAAATAGACCCTCGATGTCTAGATACAATATTTATCAAAACACAAGGGAAATACGGCCCACTCTATGACTATCTACAAGGTTATGGTCAACCTTATGAATACCTCACGTTCGAGGAAATAGCCAACCTACTTCAAGCAAAGCTCCCTCATTCATCTAAACAACACCACGCTTGGTGGGCAAATGACAGAAGTCATACCCAAGGAAGAGCCTGGTTAGATGCTGGTTATAGGGTTAAAGCATCCTATTTAGGAGAGTATGTTGTTTTTGAGGCTATATAAATAAAGAAAAGCAGCAATGATTAACACTGCTGCTTTTCTTTATGAGGCGGTGTACACCTTATGAGTCGGTAACTCAAGTAACGTTAACTTCCCTCCATAGGCTGCTCCAGTATCAATATCAACTTGGTCTTTATAATAAGCAATGTGTTGAACGGGAGTATGTCCATGAACTACTGTTTTTCCAAGTCCTACGGTTTCGGTATGTCGCGTCCATAGCATCGTATCCTCTTCCTGTCTCTCAAGGGGCACATTAGGTTCTAAGCCTGCATGAACAAATATATACTGATCGGTCTCATAATAGAGACGGAGATGGTTTTCTAGCCATTCTCGATGTTCCTTCATTTCTTCACTCACCGAATTATAGGACTTTAACGTGCTAGAAGCGCCGTTCATTTCCCATAATTTCATGGCTTCTCCATCATATTTAGATCGGATGAAAAGATCGTCATGATTTCCCTTTATCGCAATAGCCCCATGTTCTTCGACAAGCTCCTTCACCTTAGCCACTACATCCCTGGAGTATGGACCTCGATCAATATAATCACCAAGTAATATCAGTTGGTCTTCACTAGGATCAAAAGAAGCTTCTTGAAGGACTTCTTCTAATTTATGAAGTTCTCCGTGTATATCTGAAACCACAAGATACCGCATTGAAATATCCTCCTTTGCTATCTTGAATTGGGCATCAATCAGTATCATAACATTTGACTTCCATGGTTCCCTATTTCTTTTTTGTGAAGGGTTGAAACATTTCATAGTATATTAATTGCTTATTTTTGTAAAAACAACCTGTCCTTATTGTTTTATGTGCTAGTTAATTTATTTCTAAAACAACATATAGGATACTACTATATATACAACCACCATCAAGATGGATGGTGCAGTATAGACCCACGTATGCTGTTTTTTATTAGTGCGTAATAGACTGTACATCACTACAAGCGTCATAAAAATCCCCAAGCAAGCAGTGTACAAGTTACTCGTTGCTACTGCTTTTAGAATGGGCTCTCTTCGATAAAACACATCTGTTAAAGCTAGAATTTGAATATTAAATAGGTTGCTCCCCAGAATAGAACCAATCGCTATACTATAGTTGGAATACCGTATTGCCGCAAGAACAGCTACTAATTCTGGTAAGGAAGTAGCGGCTGCAATGAGGATACTCCCTACAAAGCTGGCATTCATACCAGTAACTTGTGCAAGACGATCGCCTGATATAGAAAGCACACTACCTGAAATGAATACTACTACTGCGGCAATAATAAAACCCACAATCGCATTTTGTTTGGTATAATCTTTCTCTGGAACATCTTCATCTTGCTCCCCACTAGAACTCGTAAACATAACATAAGTAAAATATAAAACAAATATTACAAACATCTCGATTCCTATGTTGAACAATTCAATCGTACCAGGGCGAATTAAAGCAACAATTAACGTAATCATAAACAATAAACCAATCGTTGCCGTTGGGATATTTGCCCTTGCACTGACAGCTTGGAACAACCTTTGTTTGCGGTACATAACATCCATTACAGCAATGATTAGAAGGTTGAAAACATTACTCCCAAGCATATTACCAACTGCAATATCAGCATTATCAATATATACAGCTGTAATACTAGTTGTCACTTCTGGTAACGAGGTTGCACCTGCAATGAGAAAAGTTCCAACCGCAGCACCGCTTAATGAGGTCTTTTTACTAATCACATCACCAAACTGGTTTAAGTAAATGGCGGCAATAATAACGACAATTGCTGAGATGCTAAAAGATAGAATAATCATGATTAACTCTCCTTGAGTAAAAGAAAAACAAACAGAATCCTAATCTTCCTTAATTCCTTTAAATTAAAATAATAAAACTTCCTAAAAGTGTAAGAAAGCATCAGCCCTCAGGCTGATGCTACCTTCACCTATTATAGATTGTTTATTTCAAAAAAACTACTGTTGTGACTCTTCTTCCCTACCTTACCGGTCACTTCGTTCCTCAAAAATATCTCCAGCTAAAATAACAAGACTAGTAATAAAAATAACTAAAGTAATAATCCCAAAATACTGAACACCTTGTGGACTTGCAAGGGAGATGTTGAGAATAATCTGCTCTCCCAATGGGTACTTATGTGGAAAAGGAAAATTCAAAACAATGGTAATCGTATAGAATATAATAAAAACATAGTTATAAGTCCACTGTTTAATCAAACGTTCTTCCGCCATACAAAAATTCTCCTTTTGTATATGTTCAACATTCAATTTAACATTTTATTACATCTAATAGAATCATTCAATTTACATGAATTTCATGTAAACTTCCCTTAAATCCTTTCCAGCTTTTTAATGTTTTCGCTTTCATACAACGAAATGCATGATAAAATAAGAATGTATATACATAACAAGAGGTGATTTACATGAACCGCATCGTGATATTAGGCGGAGGATATGGGGGGGTAAAAATTGCCCAACAGCTTCTTTCTAACACTGATCGAGATACAACGATAACATTAATTGATCGCAATCCGTATCATTCTATGAAAACAGAATTTTACGCGCTAGCTGCAGGTACTATTGCCGAAAAGGATATCCGCTCTCCTTTTCCAAAGCATGAAAATATGCGAATCATAGCAGACGAAATCCTTCATCTAAATGTAGAACAACAATCTGTTTTTTTACGTCATACAGAGAAGGTGTATTATGACTACCTTATTATTGGCCTTGGCTCGGAAGATAACTTCCACGGTATTGATGGAGCCAGTGAGTATACGCACAAAATTTCTACCATAAAAAAAACCCGCCAAACATATGAAGCGGTTAATAATATGAAGAACTATGGAACCGCTACCATCGTAGGTGGAGGATTAAGTGGTGTGGAAATGGCTTCTGAACTACGGGAAAGCCGCCCTGACATTAACATTCGTCTTCTTGATCGAGGAGATAGTATTTTAAAGGCTTTTCCTGAATCAATCCAAGGACATGCAATTGATTGGTTTAAAGAACATGATGTTGAACTAGTGTACAATTCAAAAGTTGATTACGTGGAACCGAATATTCTATGTAATGCTGGGACGTGTTTACTCAGTGATGTCACCATTTGGACTGCAGGCATTAAACCGAGCAAAGTCGTGGACAAGCTGGATGTAAAAAAAGACAATGCTGGAAGAGTAATTCTAAATGACTACCATCAAATCCCAGCACATCAAAATATTTATGTAACGGGAGATTGCGCAAGCCTAGAACTACCTCCAAGTGCGCAACTAGCTGAACAACAAGGAAAACAAATTGCCGATGTTTTAAGTGCAATTCTAAGAGGTAAAGACCCAAAAAAACCATCTAAAATCACCGTAAAAGGTACACTTGGTTCCCTAGGTAAACAAGATGGATTCGGACTAACCTTTTACTACCCTTTAAAGGGGATTCTTCCAAGAGTTATTAAAACAGGTGTACTTTGGTATCATAAGTTTCAGAACTAGAGATGGCTTTCTTCCAAATAAAAACTTTTTATATAATAGTACCTCGCTCTTAAAACAGCTAAAAAAGCGCAACCTATTACTAGGAATGCGCTTTTTTCAATTTCACTATTCTTCCTTACAATGGGTCGTACACGTTTACAACTCGATTTATCTCTGATTCATCTTTATGGTTACTATTGGCAGTTTCTTTCTGTTGATTTTCAGTAGGTTTCGTTGTATTTTTTTCTTGTTTAGTGTCTCGCTTTGTGTCCATAAGGTTGTCCCTCCTATCATGCTATACAACGTAGTATGACTCAAAAAACTAAAATATTATTATGAAAATTTAATAGGTAATACCTTTTGATTTAGCTAAATCATCATTAATAATCCCTACACCTGAGATTTCCTCATTTTCTATCTTTGTTTGTACTGATGGGTTACTAGGATAAGTCTTCCCATCGAATATTAACTCCCTATAACTCGGTTCTTCTCCGCCACCAGCTACATACATGAGGATGTTGTTCCAACCGTTTGTCATCTTATCTCGTATAATAATTGGATTCCTTACTAAAGAGAATTTGGAGATGACTTTATACTGTTTGTCTACTTTTTGGAGTATTAGTGCACTACATCCTCCAGTACCACATACATAAGGACCCACAAGAAGCACAAATGTCTCTGGATTATGATCATCATTTAAGTCAATTCGATTATAGTAATACCTTATATTATCTCCAGGCTTCACATCATAGATTTCACTAAATGCTTTCTCAATATCTACGTCCCTTTTCGTCTCTGAGTTCATAAAGGTTACTTCACTAAAATCTAGGTTGCTTGGTATTTTGTCTGGCATAGAGTAACCTACACCAGCGTTACTTGAAATAATAAGAAAACACCCAACCATGATAATACCTAATTGTTTAATCAACTTAGCCCCCTCACTTTCATCTCAGATTTTTTTACATTCTTAGTATTTACTAGTGAGTAAAATTTATGAAAATAAGGACTGTTAATAACAAGGTATGTCAGACTATGTTTTTGTTTTTCTATGACAGATAAGAATAGGCAAGGAATGTTATTCAACAGAAGAGGCATAACCTTGAAGACTTGAAATTGAGATAAATTTGGTGATCGCACAGAAAGAGCGATGTATCCGTAAATTTAGTTAGAAAAAGGTGGTGTGGGGGGACTATATATTTCATGCTTTGCAAAACACCAAGATATCTTTTAATAAAATGTGTTTTGTCACAAAAAGATATGTATGTGCCTAACGAAGAACGTATATCAATTTGTGTACACCCACAACAAATGGCGATGTTTCCGTTAAAGTAAACGAATGCAAAGATAGGCCTGGAAATGGCGAAACTCCCGCGGAAAAACGGATGTCGAGACCCCACCGGGCCACATTTTGGCCCGAGGAGACGAATCGATCCAGATGAAGTTCGACCAAAACCGTCACATCGTGTGACAACGTCGAACAACCCTACATCGTGTAGGGCCGCAGAAAAGCGAGCTATTTCCAGGCCCATCTTTTCTCTAAATAATACAACGGAAACATTTCTCTTACCGGATCATTTCGAATCTAAGCCTTCAAGATAATGGGCTATTATGGAATATCTACAGTCATATTAACCAAGCCATAAAAAAAGCAGCACAACACTTGTGCTGGCTTTTTACATACTCGTTTAACTATACATTTTTGTATGCCAACGCTCAACAATTTCTTTTAGTTTCTCCATAGGGAGAGAGCTTACATGTTTAGACATTAATCGAAAGTACATTGACTTAAGGAAGTTCATCACATTCGTCTTCTGACGGACAAAAGCTAACGTAACCCCCTCTCGATCCTCAACTTGTTGGAGGCTATTAGAAAGTTTAGAAATCCAACGTGTTAATACTTTTTCATCAAGTCCCCTTTCTATTAAAGCTTCCAGTGCAATAAGCAAACGTTCATCCTCATCATCAATATACACTTGACCTTTAAACAAACATGCTTCAACAGACTCTAAACAGGACTCAGCTAATTCCAATTCAAATAGGGGGTGTCTAATAGCTGCCTCCAATAAGTCTGCCCCATGAGCTACACTATGCGCCCACCCTTTATGTTCCACATATCCTCTAACGTCTTTTTCTTGGTACAAATAATGAATACCTTGAAGGATAGCATCATTTGCAACCTGTCTTGGCAAGTAATGCGTTTCCCTATCTTTTTCTAAAAGAAGGGCTATAACCAGGGAAGAAAAGGAGCGAGTAAAAACTCCATCTCCTTCTTTTTCACCTATACGATAAAACAAATAATCTTCACGTAAGCAAGTGCTCATAATATATTCAAGTTGTTGTATCGTTAATGCTTCTTTCATAATTAACTTACCAAAAGTTCTATAGATTAGATTATCTCTTAACTCTGCATCTGTGCTTCCGATCTGATAAAGCATTTGTTCGATAAGCGTATTCACATTTATCTTTTTGTTTCCTTCTGCTTGAAACGATTTTAAAGTTTCTTTTAATTCTGATTGAGCTTCCATCTCATACTCCTTCTTCCCTTTAATAACCATTTACCATAGTCAATGAATTTCCCCTTTACTACTATTTTACGCCTAAACCCATCGACGTACTTGCTGTTTGTACTTCATATATTCTTCACCAAACGTTTTTTCTAAATCTTGTTCCTCATAACGTATAAATACCGTGTTGATTATAATAATAAATAGAAGTGGGCCAACTAATGATGTCAAAGATCCCAATAGCAAAGATGCACCTACTAGCATAGATAGAAACCCTAAATACATTGGATTACGAGAAAAAACAAACGGACCTTCCTTCGTTAAAGATTCGGATCTTTCAAATGGTTTCACTGTAGTTTCGTACTTTTTAAACAATTGATCAGCCCATACATTAATCCCGATACCTATGATAATCAGAACAATACCTAATAGGTTATAAGGAAAGGATATAAAGGTCATAACCGGAATTGTGAAATGAAGAACATTGGATAAAAGTAAATACATCAAAAAGTAGGTTGGTGGCATTAGTCTACGATTACTCATGTAGAGTCTCCTTTTGGTAAATGTAATTCTAACGTAACCATTTCTCTCCTCATATTTCAATACATACGTTTTTAACTCTCCAATACTATAGGCCTATTTACTATCTTTCTTCCTTTTAATCGAATAAGATGAAGGGAGAGACATAAGAAAGGGGTTGACGAAAGTGAATGATGATAAAAAACAGGAAGTTCAGCGCACCTTTTCAAAATATGCCGATAAATACGTTACCAGCACCACCCACTCTTCTGGGGAGGACCTCCCATTAATGGTGGAATGGGCTAAACCTGAAAAACATTGGTCGGTACTAGATATCGCCACAGGTGGTGGCCATGTCGCTAAACAATTGGCACCATATGTACGGGAAGTATTTGCGACTGATCTCACCAAAGAAATGCTTAGCAACACAGCAACTACACTTCAAACAATTGATAACATACATTATGTTAAAGCAGATGCAGAAGACTTACCTTTCTTAGATCAAACTTTCGATTTTGTCACATGTCGCATTGCTCCTCACCATTTTCCAAACCCAGAACGATTCATCCAAGAATCGTCAAGGGTTCTAAAACCTAATGGCCTTTTTATTATGATTGATAACATAGCTGCCAATGAAGATAATTTAGATTATTTTTATAATACTTTTGAAAAAATGCGCGATCCTAGTCATAATAGGGCGCTTCGAATAACGGAATGGAAGAATTTTTTAGCAAATAGTCAGTTAGCCGTAAAAAAAGAGCATACAAGGAAAAAGAAACTCCCTTTTGAAAATTGGTTAACGAGAACGATGGACAATGAGCTTCAAATGGAAAAAGTACGTGCATTTATGCAGTCCGCCCCTCAAGAAATTAAAGAATACTTTCATATTATTGAAGATGAAGGAACTATAGAAGCTTTTGCAATTGATGAATGGATGGTCTTATGCTACAAAAGAATAAGGTAAGGAACAAAAGCGCAAGCGCACGGTTAGCGATGTACAAACTGCTGCCCACATGACGTGGGTTCAATGTTGCTGCGTGACGCAGCGTTTTTAATCGAACTCCCTATGAATCGTTTTGAGATAAAGGAAACACGAAGAGCGATAGCGAGTCTATGTTGATTTATTCGTAAGAAGGAGCAAGAAGCTTGATCGTCACTGGACACTGAAACTGGATGTGGCCTCTATAACTTATTCCCCATCCGACACTTTAATTTCTTTGTATAATATAAAAAAGGAACTTCCTACAAAGGAAAGTTCCTTTTTTAATTCTAATTTAATCTTCATATCGATGAAATCCCCAAGGATTTCTTCTTCTGTCTCTTCTTCTATCTGCTCTTCTTCTGTCATCTCTTCTACGATCATCCTCAATAACATCTACGTTGTCAGCTTCAATAATAACACGGTCAGCTTTAATCACAATCTGACGACGTTCTTCTCTTTCATTTGACATGCATACCCCTCCCTTCAATCAGTGTATTATTATTCTATTCATAACTGATTAAGGTGTATAGACAACATTATTAGATTAAGTAAAAGATAGTTAAGTATCATTATTAGATATTAGAAAAATACAAGCACCCGGTTAGCAACTATCCTCAGCGTACATGTCTATGTTCCTGCACGATGCAGGCCTACTGGACGTAGGTCAAGGAAAACAGGCTAGTCGCTGGACCTGGCCGTGGCCTGTATAACTTATTATGTAATGCACAAGCTAACACTTTTTATAGTGCGCTATATAACAAAAAAAGATGCGGAACTAAATTTTCCGCACCTTCAAATAACGCTTCGCTCCTTATATTAATGGTTTGCTTGCTCTATTATCGTCTCAAGCTCTTGTTCGAGATTGGCTTCATATTCTAAGAAAGCCTCCATACTCATTGGCTTGGCAAAAAGAAATCCTTGAACACTGTCGCAGCCTCCCTTAATCAAGGTGTACAGTTGCTCATGTTCTTCTATCCCCTCAGCTACTACGCTCATTTGTAAACTATGGGCCACATCTATAATAGATTGAACGACAGAACGACCATATTGGGTATGCAACTCATTAATAAATGAACGATCTATTTTTAAAACATCAATTGGTAAGTCTTTTAAATAACTAAGGGATGAATATCCAGTTCCGAAATCATCTAATGAAACTCGAATCCCCATATTACGAATAATCTTTAACTTACTAATAACAAGTTCGGCTTGCTCTAATGCCTTACTTTCTGTAACTTCCACCTCTAACTGGGATGGAGTAATATGGTAAGAATGAATGCTTTCTTGTAATTTTTCTAGTACATGTTCATTTAATAATTGTTTAATGGATATATTTATAGAGAGAGTCCTAGTTTCTTGGTTCGTACCCTTCCAACTAGCTAGTAACTTACAAGCCTCCTCTATCACCCATTCACCAATCGGGATAATAAGACCAGTTTCCTCCGCAATAGGAATAAATTCTCCTGGAGAAACCTCAC
This genomic stretch from Pontibacillus yanchengensis harbors:
- a CDS encoding nucleoside triphosphate pyrophosphohydrolase; translated protein: MPTYNKLVRDLIPDVIHQEGKAFETKILSDEDFNVELKKKLQEEVNEYMQADGDEALDELADMLEVMSVLAEEHGASIQEVEQRRNKKSEQRGSFYDKVYLVEVNDEDSPK
- a CDS encoding DUF3892 domain-containing protein, translating into MADRIIAVRKNNNGSIVEMKLSSGQVVDYKQAQQMAREGQLEHVDLTRGKDGEDHLRSQPDGDPTNNLDNMPHF
- a CDS encoding DUF7662 domain-containing protein, whose product is MNIHLDRLLFEYITDIQPETNKAGRVMEYIPQEEYDNEIDRVLHGFGEGPFCAFSIPNVKEEGVYVLLVNDRVYYVGECTDLHTQFNDGYGSISAENCFIGGQPNTCRINARLLQKLYQGAEIKLFFHKTNNRKHIKNFMFERFQPEWNLSPSPATQIDPRCLDTIFIKTQGKYGPLYDYLQGYGQPYEYLTFEEIANLLQAKLPHSSKQHHAWWANDRSHTQGRAWLDAGYRVKASYLGEYVVFEAI
- a CDS encoding methyltransferase domain-containing protein, yielding MNDDKKQEVQRTFSKYADKYVTSTTHSSGEDLPLMVEWAKPEKHWSVLDIATGGGHVAKQLAPYVREVFATDLTKEMLSNTATTLQTIDNIHYVKADAEDLPFLDQTFDFVTCRIAPHHFPNPERFIQESSRVLKPNGLFIMIDNIAANEDNLDYFYNTFEKMRDPSHNRALRITEWKNFLANSQLAVKKEHTRKKKLPFENWLTRTMDNELQMEKVRAFMQSAPQEIKEYFHIIEDEGTIEAFAIDEWMVLCYKRIR
- a CDS encoding methyltransferase family protein is translated as MSNRRLMPPTYFLMYLLLSNVLHFTIPVMTFISFPYNLLGIVLIIIGIGINVWADQLFKKYETTVKPFERSESLTKEGPFVFSRNPMYLGFLSMLVGASLLLGSLTSLVGPLLFIIIINTVFIRYEEQDLEKTFGEEYMKYKQQVRRWV
- a CDS encoding sodium:calcium antiporter; translated protein: MIILSFSISAIVVIIAAIYLNQFGDVISKKTSLSGAAVGTFLIAGATSLPEVTTSITAVYIDNADIAVGNMLGSNVFNLLIIAVMDVMYRKQRLFQAVSARANIPTATIGLLFMITLIVALIRPGTIELFNIGIEMFVIFVLYFTYVMFTSSSGEQDEDVPEKDYTKQNAIVGFIIAAVVVFISGSVLSISGDRLAQVTGMNASFVGSILIAAATSLPELVAVLAAIRYSNYSIAIGSILGSNLFNIQILALTDVFYRREPILKAVATSNLYTACLGIFMTLVVMYSLLRTNKKQHTWVYTAPSILMVVVYIVVSYMLF
- a CDS encoding DUF2785 domain-containing protein — encoded protein: MEAQSELKETLKSFQAEGNKKINVNTLIEQMLYQIGSTDAELRDNLIYRTFGKLIMKEALTIQQLEYIMSTCLREDYLFYRIGEKEGDGVFTRSFSSLVIALLLEKDRETHYLPRQVANDAILQGIHYLYQEKDVRGYVEHKGWAHSVAHGADLLEAAIRHPLFELELAESCLESVEACLFKGQVYIDDEDERLLIALEALIERGLDEKVLTRWISKLSNSLQQVEDREGVTLAFVRQKTNVMNFLKSMYFRLMSKHVSSLPMEKLKEIVERWHTKMYS
- a CDS encoding NAD(P)/FAD-dependent oxidoreductase, giving the protein MNRIVILGGGYGGVKIAQQLLSNTDRDTTITLIDRNPYHSMKTEFYALAAGTIAEKDIRSPFPKHENMRIIADEILHLNVEQQSVFLRHTEKVYYDYLIIGLGSEDNFHGIDGASEYTHKISTIKKTRQTYEAVNNMKNYGTATIVGGGLSGVEMASELRESRPDINIRLLDRGDSILKAFPESIQGHAIDWFKEHDVELVYNSKVDYVEPNILCNAGTCLLSDVTIWTAGIKPSKVVDKLDVKKDNAGRVILNDYHQIPAHQNIYVTGDCASLELPPSAQLAEQQGKQIADVLSAILRGKDPKKPSKITVKGTLGSLGKQDGFGLTFYYPLKGILPRVIKTGVLWYHKFQN
- a CDS encoding zinc-binding dehydrogenase, with the protein product MKAFVHEGINGLEGTKYQEMEDKSPNAGEVKVKLNYAGLNHRDLFVLERHKESDPALIIGSDGAGIIEEVGEGVNTVSVGDEVVIDAALGWHKKSDAPPAGFQLIGLPGHGTFAEYITVPADNVEPKPEHLTWEEAGVLPLAGLTAYRALFTRAKVQSGDTVLLPGVGSGAVTYLLLFAKAIGARVIVTSRSEYKRNKALELGADLAIDSNEKDWERSLQNETVDIAIETVGAATFNKTLDQLRKGGTLVTFGASAGDQVTINIRKFFYGQYNLLGTTMGSHEEFKEMLQLVNKYNIKPVMDKVYPLSETTQAMQRLNESEQFGKIGIEING
- a CDS encoding metallophosphoesterase family protein, with product MRYLVVSDIHGELHKLEEVLQEASFDPSEDQLILLGDYIDRGPYSRDVVAKVKELVEEHGAIAIKGNHDDLFIRSKYDGEAMKLWEMNGASSTLKSYNSVSEEMKEHREWLENHLRLYYETDQYIFVHAGLEPNVPLERQEEDTMLWTRHTETVGLGKTVVHGHTPVQHIAYYKDQVDIDTGAAYGGKLTLLELPTHKVYTAS